A region of Haliotis asinina isolate JCU_RB_2024 chromosome 7, JCU_Hal_asi_v2, whole genome shotgun sequence DNA encodes the following proteins:
- the LOC137292222 gene encoding heparan sulfate glucosamine 3-O-sulfotransferase 1-like yields MTWKMPTRYHHIADMDSTAPRACKWCPKFSRYKLAILIILILSIIFISLSCLNYNFIHSATLCLFSFRDGDNTSLSFNDHMHFHHAKRRLPQCLIIGARKAGTRALLQFIRLHPDVQGASLEVHFFDRDSNYQLGYDWYRHQMPYSFKDQITIEKSPAYFTESVAPERVYVMNSSVRLLLIVRDPVERTISDYAQLLDNKIKRHKTMQPFEKLVLVPDTGEINKSYIAVKRSIYHRHLLKWLHFFPLKQIHIIDGDNLRLRPWDEIYKVESYLGLEHKIGKERFVFNTTRGVYCTLTEEGEERCLAHGKGRKHPNISTVVMHKLRAFFRPYNEKFFRIIKRRFQW; encoded by the coding sequence ATGACTTGGAAGATGCCCACCCGCTACCACCATATTGCTGACATGGATAGCACTGCCCCAAGAGCCTGCAAATGGTGTCCCAAGTTCTCTCGCTACAAGCTCGCCATCctcatcatcctcatcctctCCATTATTTTCATCTCCCTGTCTTGTCTGAACTACAACTTCATACATTCGGCCACTCTCTGTTTGTTTTCCTTCAGAGATGGAGACAATACCAGCTTAAGTTTTAACGATCACATGCATTTCCATCATGCAAAACGCCGTCTACCTCAGTGCTTGATCATCGGTGCTCGCAAAGCAGGAACACGTGCCCTGCTCCAGTTCATTCGTCTCCATCCAGATGTCCAGGGAGCAAGTTTGGAGGTTCATTTCTTTGACAGGGACAGTAACTACCAACTTGGATATGACTGGTATCGTCATCAGATGCCGTACTCTTTCAAGGATCAAATCACAATAGAAAAGTCACCAGCGTATTTCACAGAAAGTGTTGCACCAGAGAGAGTTTATGTTATGAATAGCTCTGTACGTCTGCTGCTGATTGTTCGCGATCCAGTGGAGAGGACTATCTCTGACTATGCCCAGTTGTTGGATAACAAGATCAAGCGACACAAAACGATGCAGCCGTTTGAGAAGCTTGTCCTGGTTCCTGATACGGGTGAAATTAATAAGTCTTACATTGCAGTAAAGCGCTCAATATACCATCGACATTTGTTGAAGTGGCTTCATTTCTTTCCCCTCAAGCAGATTCACATTATTGATGGTGACAACTTACGTCTTAGGCCATGGGATGAGATTTACAAAGTGGAGTCTTATCTTGGGCTGGAACACAAGATTGGCAAGGAGCGTTTCGTGTTCAACACCACACGAGGGGTGTATTGTACACTCACAGAGGAGGGTGAAGAACGGTGCCTGGCTCATGGAAAGGGCAGGAAACATCCAAACATCAGTACAGTGGTGATGCACAAGCTACGAGCTTTCTTTCGTCCATATAATGAAAAGTTCTTCCGTATCATCAAAAGAAGATTTCAGTGGTAA
- the LOC137292221 gene encoding heparan sulfate glucosamine 3-O-sulfotransferase 5-like has translation MSSVLAESKRWLGCAKAVILKKDASSDHTDHSIMRRARRLWLVGIPLTLFFYVVFYCNTAIWESLNINTHPLDNIITGSGFRKLLEERARLAEKLHSGEKMQRLPQCIIIGVRKCGTRALLEFLDLHPTVEIAQEEVHFFDDRDNYGQGLNWYLKKMPMTLSNQYTVEKTPRYFIDPSVPDRIKSLNSSIKLLVILRNPTTRVVSDYTQIYYNKLARNETHEDFERLVLDPFTGEINVHYRAIQISIYHQFFPRWFSTFSREQIHIVDGDNLIVDPVSEISQIENFLGIENRITYNTLYFNKTRGFYCMRFNKTAEKCLGASKGRKHPDLEPSVIKKMKKFFRPHNERLFRILKRRFNWS, from the coding sequence ATGTCGTCGGTGCTTGCCGAATCTAAGCGTTGGCTAGGCTGTGCCAAAGCCGTAATACTGAAAAAGGATGCGTCGAGTGACCACACTGACCACAGCATCATGAGGCGGGCTCGTAGGCTGTGGCTTGTCGGGATCCCACTGACGCTGTTCTTCTATGTGGTGTTTTACTGCAACACAGCCATTTGGGAGTCTCTCAACATCAACACACATCCCCTTGACAACATCATAACGGGTAGTGGATTCCGCAAGCTTCTTGAGGAACGTGCACGACTTGCCGAAAAATTGCACTCAGGCGAGAAAATGCAGCGATTGCCGCAGTGTATCATCATTGGAGTTCGAAAATGTGGAACAAGGGCTCTGTTAGAATTCTTGGACCTTCACCCCACTGTGGAAATTGCCCAAGAAGAGGTCCATTTCTTTGACGACAGGGACAACTATGGACAAGGCCTTAATtggtatttgaaaaaaatgccgATGACTTTAAGCAACCAGTACACTGTCGAGAAAACTCCACGTTATTTCATCGATCCAAGTGTGCCAGATAGAATTAAAAGTTTGAACAGCTCAATCAAACTGTTGGTGATTTTACGAAATCCAACGACTCGCGTGGTGTCGGATTATACCCAAATTTACTACAACAAACTGGCCCGGAATGAGACACATGAAGATTTTGAGAGGCTTGTACTTGACCCTTTTACTGGGGAGATTAATGTTCACTACAGGGCAATCCAGATCAGTATTTATCATCAGTTTTTTCCCAGATGGTTCTCCACATTTTCCAGGGAACAGATTCATATTGTGGATGGGGACAACTTAATAGTGGACCCTGTCTCAGAAATCTCTCAGATTGAAAATTTTCTGGGGATTGAGAACCGGATAACATACAACACATTATATTTCAACAAGACTCGTGGATTTTACTGTATGAGGTTCAATAAGACAGCAGAGAAGTGTCTGGGTGCGAGTAAAGGACGGAAACATCCAGATTTGGAACCAAGTGtgattaaaaaaatgaaaaagttttTTCGTCCCCACAATGAAAGACTATTCCGAATATTAAAGAGACGGTTTAATTGGAGTTAA